The genome window CTCATTAGGACAATATGTTTTGAAGAGGGAAATGTGAGTCTTTTTCGATTCTTCAGTCTGCATTATAATGATTCAGCCACCTCCTTTCTTTCTGTTAGGTCAGAAAGGAGATGAGGGCAtgaaaggagagaagggagacgTGGGATTCACTGGCAGCAAAGGATCTCAAGGCTTCAAGGGTGAGCTGGAAACTCACACACTAGAGTGTATGACTCATATCACGGTGTCTATCTGCTCACCTGTCCCTCTCACTCCACCTCTGTGTTCCAGGTGATAAGGGCGACCAAGGGTCAGATGGCCCTCCGGGTGCACAAGGGCCTCAGGGTGACACAGGCGTCTGTCCAGCAAGCTGCGATTCCATCCCAGGCCCACCGGGAGAGGCGGGACTTCCCGGCAGCGTAGGGGCCAGGGGCCTTCCTGGGATGGCGGGCCCACAGGGTCTAAAAGGACTGAAGGGGGACCCAGGTGACGCGGGGCTGCCAGGGGTCCCCGGGGCTGAGGGGCTTAAGGGAGACCAGGGGGCGAAGGGTGAGTGCAACTGCACAGACGGGGCAGACGGAGCTGATGGACTGCCTGGTACGGCCGGGACCAAGGGTGACAAGGGCACGATGGGTCCTCCAGGTGTCTCAGGGAGCGATGGCAAGAAGGGGGATAAGGGTGACATTGGCATGACCGGAGTGCCCGGTCCGTGCACGCCAGTCTTCCGATCAGCTTTCTCAGCAGCTCTGATCAGAAACTACCCACCACCTGACATGCCGGTGGTCTTCGCCCAGGTCATCTACAACTACCCAGGGAATTACGACCCCACAGTGGGGATCTACATAGCTCCCACAAATGGCACCTATGTCTTCAGCTACAACCTGCAGGTCTTTGGCAAAGTGCTGAAGGTCGGTCTCTTCCATAACTTCCGGCCTATTGTGAAGTCCACCGAACCCACTGACTTGGGCACTGCCGCTCAGCAGGTGATGCTACACCTGACTTCGGGAGATATGGTGTGGCTGCAAGTCAAGGACATAAACACCAATGGCATGTACTCAAGCTCAGAGTCCAGCAGCACCTTCTCCGGCTTCCTGCTCTATCCCGATTCATGCGAGCTGCCACTCTTCAGAGAGTTTATGCCACTAATCAAAGGGACCTACTCATGGGGAGAGTTGGAAGTCCCGACCACCCCTATGCCCACCCCAATCCCCTAGACACACAACCAAACATCACCATCATATACCAGCCTGTACAATGCCATGTAGAAATACAAGCAGACCTGACCAAATAATATGTTGTTAGACTGCTCAGATAAATAATATTATTTTACAGGCCATTTAAAGGTGTGTTAAAAATCACCACAAATCTCATTACAATTAGATAATTGTCATATAAATATCTTACATTTGTTTCATGCAATTAATGTGATATGCTTCAACTGAACATGAAAAACAGAACTGCACAGttcaccacacaacacaacatcacACAACACCAGTCCACTCCACAGCACCTGCAAACTGACAACCCAGCACATCAACTCTATAGGCTTCTGTCTACTGACTGATCTACAATTTGATACCTGTGTAGACCTTACATCTTAGACCAAAAATCCAGATCCACTCTTTTAATAAATAAGTGCATTACAGAGAGGCTTACAATAGAAGGGCATTTTACTACCCTTGTGTTGATTAGTGGAGTTTGGCTACCCATAGCACCTAGCAGTGCTGTTCCAAATGAAGCAGAATGTGTTTGATTTGGACATGCTATGTATAATCCTCTGAGTGACCTCTTACTCCAGTAATGTCCTTTCAGAACTGAGGGTGGTAGAATTGTGTTCTTAATGTAGAACATAATGTGTAATGTATCACAACAGTACATTAAAGCAGTAAGTTGCAGTTGTGATATCGTGAAGAAATTGGAAAGGAAAGTTTGGCTTTCACTTTGAAGTTTGGTCAAATTAAATATTAGAATGCAAGTTTAAATACATGAGAAAATTTGCAGTGTACAGTCTGGAGGAAGTGGAAGAGGAAGTCTGTGTGGAAAGTGAGAATGAAAGAAACAAATGAAATtgaaatgtactgtacagtagtttcttttgttttgttttactatTGTGCCATTGTGTATAGAGTGTATACATTGTGTACAAACTTTCTGAAATAAACCACTAAAGAAGATTATACCAAGTCCTGAGTGTCTTTATTGAGGTGTTCTTTCTGTGATATGAACTGCCCACCAATATATGAACAATATGATGAATAGCCATATTAACCTAATATGCCAAATCTCTAGTTTGACAAATACCTATCATCTACTGCCTACACATAAATCCACTTTATTTGCATTCCAAGTACAAGAACAGATACAAAGAATTAGGTTGATAGCAGGACAGTTCTTTTTTTACAATGACCCCTGGTGGTCACTCAATGCCAACACACAAGGTGCACAACAACATCTACAATCAACAGAGAAGCAGGTGTAAATATTCCAGGATATGCCTTTCAGTATGTCACAGTGACCACCTGAGACATTTCAGCACGGCTCTGACCCAGGTTGCCTTCGCTCGCTCATCACAGATGTCTCCTGCACGTCCCAGTCTAGgatgcctcctcctccacgttGGCCTGCTCCTCGTCCTCAACCATGCCCTTCAGATAAGTGCGTTTGAACTCCTCAAACACCATTTCCTCCTCCGCCTCACTGTGCATTGGAGAGGGGAAACAGGAGATCAGAGCAAGCACAAAAGCGGTCAGTCAGTTGTTTAGATGAGTGAGAAGATAAGCTCATATTAAAGCTAACTAAAGGAGTGTGAGAAGGATTATAGAGAAGAGTTCAAGCAAAGGTAGATTAGGGCCCAGGCAATAAAATGATAGTTAACATAGAGCTTCTCTCAGGGGCCCAACAGATTATACAATATCTCATTGTCTGCTAGGGATGTGTCTATGCAACAGTGAATGTATCTCATGAAAAGAGAGAACATCCTTTCACAAACAACTACCTACCTATCTTTCACTTCAGGGCGCATGAGGGGAAAAAGTAAATGACATGTAAAATGAAACTCTTCAGCACAAATATTTGTTGTCACACATACTTTCAGTATGAACATGCATACCAGCaagaacagacacagacataggcagttacagacacacacacacacacacacacacacacacacacacctgcatcagGTTTTGGGTGCATCAACTGAAATGGAAGCTCTACCCCAACCTcactaaaaaaaatgacaaaacacaGTCAATGTAAATATTAAAGTCACACAGAAATCACACAGAAATCTAACCTTTAAAATAATGATTCTACAAAGCAACCGTACCACCATgccaaaaaatagaaaaaaactcACCTGGACCCCAACATCCTGTTAAAGataatgaaattaaaatgacattATTTGTCAGGAAAATCGATAAAAGTACACCAGCACACAGATACCACAAGCAATCAATcgcactcacagacacatacatacacaggtaATATAATGCTAGTCTGTCTGACTAAACCAACCATAGTGAACCTACCCTCCAATGATGAGCTTTACCATAATTCGATAGGACACCAGAATGCCCAGCACCTCTTTCAGCACTCCCGGTTTAAAACTGCAGGAAGAGACACAACAGTCTGTTACTGAACACACAACACCTGCAAGGTGCCCTGTGGATAGTCAAACAGCCCTGGGCTAGTTTTACAAATTAGCACACAGCATCCAATGATACTCAACTGAACTCACTAAACCTGTCAAGAGACACAACAAGAGCCCTGGAGCTGTTTGTATAGAAGTCAAAACGACAATCCAGTATTCCATGTACAGAGGCCTTGTTTGCGGTGTCATTTTCACATAAAACACTGATAAACATCTCTTGCACCTCACCATATGTAATATATAGGTCTATTCATATAGGTGGTATATCCATGCCTCTGTTCCTAGGTATTGCCTTTTGCCTCTCACTCATTCATGGAGGAATGCTGACTCCATGGAGGGTGTGTCTGCTGTTGGCCCTGTGCTGGCCTCTGGGTGTGTTTGGGCAGTGCTGTGACGCGCTGGAGGATTCGGGCGTGACTGAACTGCACACTCACTAGCTGGAGGAGGCCAGGTTGGTGTCCTCGTGCTTCAGCTTGCCGTCCAGAGCAATGCCCCGCCGCTCGCGGTTGTGAGCCAGCAGAGGAAGCAGGCTATAGACCTTTTCCAGGCTGCCACCAGCATCCACTGAGTCTCTGAACAGGTCCACAAACCAAGACATCAGAAACATGAGGGACAGCACACTCAAGTTACTAACtgttgtatttttcacttttatgaACTGCATCTATTTCAAACTTCTCTGTGCACATTTCGCTGTATTCACATTTGAAAACTTAAAACATCACATATATGTATAGAATCGCTCTTAACTACTGGAGCTTTGACTTCTTTAACAGCTATAATGCATAATGCATTACTAATGACTTATTATAAGTCATACTGCACATACATACCCACTGTCCTCAATAGCAACTGACTTCACATAGTTGTCATTGGAGTAAAGCACCACAGTGGCAATCTGGTCCACTACAGACAACAGACATAAACAATTCTGACATTCTGACAAAttaaattctggctatgattgcaATCAGAATTAAAGTCAATATAAAAGTATCAGGTTAGACATGCAGCCTCTTTTTACCTGAAATAATAACATTCCTCACATTTTTATTGGAGGTGTTGTTGATTTTCACACGGACATTTATTGGCTGTCCATGATAGTACGTCTGTTGGCAAGATGGTGACATTAATTAGAGATGTGATCACATTTTTCTATTCAATCCAATTCAATACAGTCTCTAACCACCTCTCTAACCACATTTCTTTTCTGTAGGTCCGATCATTTTTTTTCCCATTATGCCCACCTACATCTTGCTACTGTACCACATCTTTGAAAAGAGTTTGCAAGATTACATAGGGATATTGCATCTGTTATGATGTTTTATTGCAACAGCAAAATTATTCTGTGTTTGTATTGTCTTTATGAACctgaataatataatataatataataataatgaagCTGAAAGGTCAGTAAACTCTTTCAAAGACTGTTTGAATAATAGCTGTGGATTTGACACTCATTACTGCAGGAGGAGCCACTTACCTGTTTGTCCAGGCTGGCCTCCAGGTGAAGAGGTTTGTCCGACATGACAAAGTCCCGGGTGATGGATACCGAGGGCGCTGGACCATCCTGCTCTGGGGCGTACTGCACCTTACGGATAGCCAGAGTGACTGTGCTCCTGTGAAAGAGGAAGCAGAGGGCAACGGCTTGAGAGAGCTGGGTCAGAAGAGCCAAGTCTACGGCCCCCTGGGGACAAAGAGCGACTGAAGAGGTTTGGGTCTTTGTCTCTTTACTGACCTTTTCCGGACTTTGGCATCCTGGTTCTCGGCACTGAAGGCTTTCACCTCAAACTCTACTGCACAGTGCTGATAGGGGGGAAATCAACATTGAGCAGAAGGGTTCATGTAGGCACATAATGTTAATATACAGGTTAATATACATGTTAATGCCATTGTCGTGCTGAGGTTAAAGTTTTATCAGATATTTAACTTTAAACACTACAGTTATAAGTAGAAAGTTATCCAGCAAAAATCCTAAGCATTTATTTCCCATACAAGGTAGAGAAATGTCTGTGGTGATTACTCCTGCTCTTACCTTCCCAACATCTTTGGGAGAAGGCTGCAATCCAACTGAGCAGGGTAGATTATCAGGaaactgtaaacaaacacaataaaaacataaatgaaACATGAAATATACAGGCTTAGAGTTTCATGGAAAGAATGTTTTATTCAAACTGTTCCCCTTCATTAAGTTAAATTAATATGTGAGCATGAAGCATTAGTCGATATGCATAGTAAAATAAACTTTGTTCATAAGATTATTTACTGTGCTTACCTCAAAGAAGAAGGGGTAGGCGTTATCCCCGAGTTTCTTTAGGATCCTGTTTTGCACCTTGGTCAGTATCATCTGCTCCTTGTCCTGCAGGGCCGGGTACACCTGACGTGTGGATATGAAGATGTCCCGGCGGAACGCTATCCCCATCACATCCATGTCATCCCGGCCATAGCGGAAAGTGCAGGACAGAGTGACGAACACTGAGGGGCGCCAGAGAGAAAAATGGTCAGTATTTATGTGTGAGGACACTTGTCTCGTAAAGAGTAACATGGTAAAGGAGTGACTGCTATGCTCACATTCTATTGCATTACATTGTGTTGTCAGGATTAAATTCAGTGTAAAAACGGAAAAGAACCAAGTCAAGCATGGTTAAGATGGCAGAAATGGTTAATGTGAGTGAAAAGCACAAACCTTTCTTGCCCTGCAGCACCTCAGGATCAACCAGAATAACACCATCTAGTTGGGGAAGATGAGAACAGCCAGGTTAACATACCTCAAGGGACTGACCCTACATACTGGAGAAggtgaaaatatatatatttaagcaATTTTTTTCTTATGACAATTTTAACAATCTTCTGATTTAACAAAAATCGGATGACATTTGTTGATGTACTTATCCGTGATGGAATGAGTTTTTTAACTCACCCACAACTTCTATGGAGTCAATGCGATCAACAAAGTCCCTCTTCCCCATGTACACGCCAACCTATTTacaaaagacatcaaaagatTCAATAATGTTTAGCGTATAGGTCGATCTCACATGCCAACATTTCAAAACATAAACCACTCTTCTTAAGAATCAATAGCCAGTCAAGAATACCAACCGACTTGTCCTTGGAAAT of Alosa sapidissima isolate fAloSap1 chromosome 1, fAloSap1.pri, whole genome shotgun sequence contains these proteins:
- the LOC121714004 gene encoding inner ear-specific collagen-like isoform X1 produces the protein MMAHSSIATRMWALFGLFSLLPVSSGMIYRLPDVPSPPPIGSPEGPVPRGHSSPGNFFMPPDAYPMPSDSDSMTMDDYTMDSSGFPMQPFDGDPMAWEGQAKQSGGYPMPMDPMPFDPMPIEPGHHTPPRWNMTKDSRAGNLTLDGAPLGPDTSYCEMLLEAPVPASMNEVPWFCMCTLCKGNNMGPKGDRGDRGLPGPPGSPGRRGLTGFRGRPGFVGRQGPKGQKGDEGMKGEKGDVGFTGSKGSQGFKGDKGDQGSDGPPGAQGPQGDTGVCPASCDSIPGPPGEAGLPGSVGARGLPGMAGPQGLKGLKGDPGDAGLPGVPGAEGLKGDQGAKGECNCTDGADGADGLPGTAGTKGDKGTMGPPGVSGSDGKKGDKGDIGMTGVPGPCTPVFRSAFSAALIRNYPPPDMPVVFAQVIYNYPGNYDPTVGIYIAPTNGTYVFSYNLQVFGKVLKVGLFHNFRPIVKSTEPTDLGTAAQQVMLHLTSGDMVWLQVKDINTNGMYSSSESSSTFSGFLLYPDSCELPLFREFMPLIKGTYSWGELEVPTTPMPTPIP
- the LOC121714004 gene encoding inner ear-specific collagen-like isoform X2, with product MWALFGLFSLLPVSSGMIYRLPDVPSPPPIGSPEGPVPRGHSSPGNFFMPPDAYPMPSDSDSMTMDDYTMDSSGFPMQPFDGDPMAWEGQAKQSGGYPMPMDPMPFDPMPIEPGHHTPPRWNMTKDSRAGNLTLDGAPLGPDTSYCEMLLEAPVPASMNEVPWFCMCTLCKGNNMGPKGDRGDRGLPGPPGSPGRRGLTGFRGRPGFVGRQGPKGQKGDEGMKGEKGDVGFTGSKGSQGFKGDKGDQGSDGPPGAQGPQGDTGVCPASCDSIPGPPGEAGLPGSVGARGLPGMAGPQGLKGLKGDPGDAGLPGVPGAEGLKGDQGAKGECNCTDGADGADGLPGTAGTKGDKGTMGPPGVSGSDGKKGDKGDIGMTGVPGPCTPVFRSAFSAALIRNYPPPDMPVVFAQVIYNYPGNYDPTVGIYIAPTNGTYVFSYNLQVFGKVLKVGLFHNFRPIVKSTEPTDLGTAAQQVMLHLTSGDMVWLQVKDINTNGMYSSSESSSTFSGFLLYPDSCELPLFREFMPLIKGTYSWGELEVPTTPMPTPIP
- the saga gene encoding S-arrestin a isoform X2 — its product is MSSSNVIFKKISKDKSVGVYMGKRDFVDRIDSIEVVDGVILVDPEVLQGKKVFVTLSCTFRYGRDDMDVMGIAFRRDIFISTRQVYPALQDKEQMILTKVQNRILKKLGDNAYPFFFEFPDNLPCSVGLQPSPKDVGKHCAVEFEVKAFSAENQDAKVRKRSTVTLAIRKVQYAPEQDGPAPSVSITRDFVMSDKPLHLEASLDKQTYYHGQPINVRVKINNTSNKNVRNVIISVDQIATVVLYSNDNYVKSVAIEDSGDSVDAGGSLEKVYSLLPLLAHNRERRGIALDGKLKHEDTNLASSSYFKPGVLKEVLGILVSYRIMVKLIIGGMLGSSEVGVELPFQLMHPKPDAVRRRRKWCLRSSNALI
- the saga gene encoding S-arrestin a isoform X1 codes for the protein MSSSNVIFKKISKDKSVGVYMGKRDFVDRIDSIEVVDGVILVDPEVLQGKKVFVTLSCTFRYGRDDMDVMGIAFRRDIFISTRQVYPALQDKEQMILTKVQNRILKKLGDNAYPFFFEFPDNLPCSVGLQPSPKDVGKHCAVEFEVKAFSAENQDAKVRKRSTVTLAIRKVQYAPEQDGPAPSVSITRDFVMSDKPLHLEASLDKQTYYHGQPINVRVKINNTSNKNVRNVIISVDQIATVVLYSNDNYVKSVAIEDSGDSVDAGGSLEKVYSLLPLLAHNRERRGIALDGKLKHEDTNLASSSYFKPGVLKEVLGILVSYRIMVKLIIGGMLGSSEVGVELPFQLMHPKPDAVKDSEAEEEMVFEEFKRTYLKGMVEDEEQANVEEEAS